A stretch of Candidatus Symbiobacter mobilis CR DNA encodes these proteins:
- a CDS encoding CheR family methyltransferase: MSRASSDCRDRAIDLRSFKELLLQSIGHTFDNEREHALGSAICRRIDALGLPHHEGYYARLQRDPAELRRLCELLTVNETYFFREHAHLELVIDLLAHMVSRRHKTRLRILSAGCSTGEEPYSVAMLLRERFGIDSTVLFDVVGVDVDSGAIATAQHGVYGEVSFRGSHEAFLHRYFRPSGERQYRIDESLRKQVRFEVVNLLDALYPESIASPDVILYRNVSIYFPTPLQQQIFRQLADALCDGGYLVVGAAETMHHDAGVLSLIQHGSLFVYGKGSHAWPTSRRPTTMAHRVAHPPLPIPVVDTPLSVPAAPAVVVDAGKDSCRDLGKDPCIDLYARAEELAAQRRTDAALDVLGSLLGENPSHAPAQVLRAGLLVDAARFDEACAACLHALDAQLVDARIYLMLGLALRHQDAEAALDRFRQALYLDSGCWPAQFFAAEIHHTQGDRQRARSAYTTVLRVLETGSPSPAQALVVPAFSTAHFATICRHKLSLLL; this comes from the coding sequence CCGGGATCGCGCAATCGATCTGCGGTCGTTCAAGGAACTGCTGTTGCAGTCCATCGGCCATACCTTCGACAACGAGCGCGAACATGCCCTGGGCAGCGCCATTTGCCGACGCATTGATGCGTTGGGCCTGCCCCACCACGAAGGCTACTACGCACGCTTGCAGCGCGACCCCGCCGAGTTGCGCAGGCTTTGCGAACTGTTGACCGTCAACGAAACGTACTTTTTCCGCGAGCATGCGCACCTGGAGCTGGTGATCGATTTGCTTGCGCACATGGTGTCCCGGCGCCACAAGACCAGGCTGCGCATCCTGAGCGCGGGGTGCTCGACCGGGGAAGAACCCTACTCGGTGGCGATGCTTCTGCGCGAGCGCTTTGGCATCGACAGCACCGTGCTTTTCGATGTCGTCGGCGTCGATGTCGATTCGGGCGCCATCGCGACGGCACAGCACGGCGTGTATGGGGAGGTATCTTTTCGGGGATCGCACGAAGCCTTTTTGCATCGCTATTTCCGCCCCAGTGGCGAACGGCAGTACCGCATCGATGAATCCTTGCGCAAGCAGGTGCGGTTCGAGGTCGTCAACCTGCTCGATGCGCTGTACCCGGAGTCGATTGCATCCCCCGACGTGATCCTCTATCGCAACGTGTCGATTTACTTCCCCACTCCGTTGCAACAGCAAATTTTTCGGCAGCTTGCCGATGCACTTTGTGATGGGGGGTATCTGGTCGTCGGCGCTGCGGAGACGATGCACCACGACGCAGGCGTGCTCTCGCTCATTCAGCATGGTTCGCTGTTTGTCTATGGCAAAGGCAGCCACGCTTGGCCGACCTCACGACGCCCTACAACCATGGCGCATCGCGTGGCGCATCCCCCGCTGCCGATTCCTGTGGTCGATACCCCCCTATCTGTCCCAGCGGCTCCTGCCGTGGTCGTCGATGCAGGCAAAGACTCTTGCAGAGACCTTGGCAAAGATCCGTGCATAGACTTGTATGCACGCGCCGAGGAACTGGCCGCGCAACGGCGCACGGATGCCGCGCTTGATGTGCTGGGTAGCCTGCTGGGAGAGAACCCCTCCCACGCCCCGGCCCAAGTGCTGCGTGCGGGCTTGCTCGTCGATGCCGCCCGCTTCGACGAAGCCTGCGCAGCCTGCCTGCACGCGCTGGACGCACAGCTCGTCGATGCCCGGATCTACCTGATGCTGGGGCTGGCCTTGCGCCACCAAGACGCAGAAGCTGCCCTGGATCGTTTTCGCCAGGCGCTGTATCTGGATTCCGGGTGCTGGCCGGCGCAGTTTTTCGCGGCAGAGATCCACCACACCCAGGGGGATCGCCAGCGTGCCCGCAGCGCCTACACCACCGTATTGCGTGTCCTGGAAACCGGCTCGCCAAGCCCTGCGCAAGCGCTGGTCGTTCCTGCGTTCTCCACAGCGCATTTCGCCACGATTTGCCGCCACAAACTGTCCCTTCTCCTCTGA